A single genomic interval of Halobacillus halophilus DSM 2266 harbors:
- a CDS encoding CBS domain-containing protein — protein sequence MNDLVERFEVAFNQIHQHLKEFNGYPKNDNFVELLQRSKLKHSVIRVHFDLLKQYAKLRNALVHERIRDDYYIATPHLEVVESLEHIKQTLDQPPEALEFATHPVIFFKDTSLLTEIMTAFDQQGVSQFPIYSKDNEFLGLLTNDGIVRWIARSVDNNVVNLAGVTAKDVLQDGLNPSIEFLSSHGTVYELEERFERSLEEERKLKAVILTESGKANDAPLGIVTTWDLIKVDRRNEDE from the coding sequence ATGAACGATCTTGTTGAACGTTTCGAGGTAGCCTTTAACCAAATCCATCAGCACCTTAAGGAGTTTAATGGGTATCCGAAAAATGATAACTTCGTTGAATTATTACAGCGAAGCAAATTGAAGCACAGTGTGATCCGTGTCCACTTTGATCTTTTAAAACAATATGCAAAACTTCGAAATGCACTTGTCCACGAGAGGATACGTGATGATTATTATATTGCCACCCCTCATTTGGAAGTAGTCGAGAGCTTGGAGCATATTAAACAAACGCTTGATCAACCTCCTGAAGCGCTTGAATTTGCTACTCATCCGGTCATTTTCTTTAAAGACACCAGCTTATTGACCGAAATTATGACCGCCTTTGATCAGCAGGGGGTTTCGCAATTTCCTATCTATAGCAAGGACAATGAGTTCCTTGGTTTACTAACGAATGATGGAATCGTTCGCTGGATTGCCCGGTCAGTGGACAACAACGTTGTAAATTTGGCGGGTGTTACTGCTAAGGATGTTCTACAAGACGGATTAAACCCTAGTATAGAATTTTTATCCTCTCACGGAACGGTGTATGAATTAGAGGAACGATTTGAAAGAAGTCTGGAAGAGGAACGTAAATTAAAAGCTGTGATTCTCACTGAATCTGGTAAAGCTAATGACGCTCCTTTAGGAATCGTAACCACCTGGGATTTAATCAAGGTGGATCGGAGGAATGAGGATGAGTGA
- a CDS encoding ABC transporter ATP-binding protein, with protein sequence MSEEKTTVSDFFRFIKGGIPSKWILTLAIVLSLFETAASLVVPLFTRNLVDGLSTGSLSTGLITFLIITFVIQTVSSGFSYYLLAYIGEHIVSYIRRQLWERVLHLPVAYFDEHESGETMSRITQDTNTVKNLITNHLVTFFTGIISIIGAVVILLTIDWRMTVIMLAAVPLSFLIILPLGRMMYRVSKKMQDEMADFSANLGRVLSEIRLVKSSNAEDAEEAKGRGGINRLFTYGLKEARIQSVISPFMTTIIMVVLVILIGYGGVRVASGELSAGSLVAIIIYMFQIIVPFSQMATFMTAFQKAMGATERIQALLKTPAEMNTQPSTFKMKPLQFHHVSFSYAENQMVLYDLNFTVQPGETVALVGPSGAGKTTVFSLIERFYAPVSGEIRMGETPIESINLAVWRQSIGYVSQESPIMAGSIRDNVCYGLDRSVTHSEIEHALNQANAYEFVQALPEQLETMVGERGIKLSGGQRQRIAIARALLRNPAILLLDEATSNLDSESEAAVQTALKALMKGRTTFIIAHRLSTVVEADHMLVFEKGQVTGQGTHKELYDQNILYRQLVDQQVIS encoded by the coding sequence ATGAGTGAAGAAAAAACGACGGTTAGCGACTTCTTCAGGTTTATTAAGGGTGGGATTCCTTCTAAATGGATTCTTACCCTCGCCATTGTCCTCAGTCTTTTTGAAACAGCCGCTAGCCTGGTTGTTCCATTATTCACCAGGAATTTAGTAGACGGACTGTCTACAGGTTCTTTGAGCACCGGACTTATTACCTTTCTTATCATAACCTTTGTGATCCAAACCGTTTCCAGCGGCTTTTCATATTACTTGCTTGCCTATATTGGAGAACACATCGTTTCATACATAAGAAGACAGTTGTGGGAAAGGGTTCTACATCTGCCGGTAGCTTATTTTGATGAACATGAATCCGGTGAAACAATGAGCCGGATCACGCAGGATACCAATACTGTTAAAAATTTAATTACCAATCATCTGGTTACTTTTTTTACAGGGATTATCTCCATTATTGGGGCTGTGGTCATTTTGTTAACCATTGATTGGAGAATGACGGTCATCATGCTTGCCGCGGTTCCCCTTTCTTTTCTTATCATTCTTCCACTGGGGCGCATGATGTACCGTGTATCTAAAAAAATGCAGGATGAAATGGCCGACTTCAGTGCAAATCTGGGTCGAGTTCTAAGTGAAATCAGACTTGTAAAATCTTCTAATGCTGAAGACGCAGAAGAGGCTAAGGGACGGGGAGGAATTAACCGTCTTTTTACTTACGGATTGAAGGAAGCCCGAATTCAGTCCGTCATTTCTCCATTTATGACGACAATTATTATGGTCGTCCTCGTCATACTTATAGGATATGGAGGTGTCCGTGTCGCTTCTGGTGAGCTGAGTGCGGGCTCTCTTGTAGCCATTATTATCTATATGTTTCAAATTATTGTTCCCTTCAGCCAGATGGCTACATTCATGACAGCTTTTCAAAAGGCTATGGGGGCTACGGAGCGAATTCAGGCTCTTTTAAAAACGCCCGCTGAAATGAATACACAGCCCAGTACATTTAAAATGAAGCCTCTTCAGTTCCATCACGTTTCCTTCTCCTATGCTGAAAACCAGATGGTTTTATATGATTTGAATTTTACAGTTCAACCTGGGGAAACCGTCGCTCTTGTTGGTCCGAGCGGGGCCGGAAAGACTACTGTATTTTCTTTAATCGAACGTTTCTATGCCCCCGTCTCAGGTGAAATCAGAATGGGTGAGACGCCCATCGAATCGATTAACCTTGCTGTGTGGCGGCAGTCCATTGGTTACGTTTCACAGGAAAGCCCTATTATGGCAGGGTCTATCCGTGACAATGTGTGCTATGGTCTTGACCGGAGCGTAACACATTCAGAAATTGAACATGCCCTGAACCAGGCTAATGCTTATGAATTCGTCCAAGCCTTACCCGAACAGTTAGAAACTATGGTCGGTGAACGTGGAATCAAACTCTCTGGAGGTCAAAGGCAGCGTATAGCCATTGCTCGAGCCTTACTGCGCAATCCTGCTATCCTGCTATTGGATGAAGCGACCTCGAACCTTGACTCAGAATCCGAAGCTGCTGTGCAGACCGCTCTAAAGGCTCTTATGAAAGGCCGCACTACATTTATCATTGCACACCGGTTGTCTACAGTGGTTGAAGCGGATCATATGCTTGTATTTGAAAAAGGACAGGTAACCGGGCAAGGTACCCACAAAGAACTTTATGATCAAAATATTCTTTACCGGCAGCTTGTTGATCAACAGGTCATTTCTTAA
- a CDS encoding helix-turn-helix domain-containing protein: protein MIGERIKQIRKARHMSLSELAERAGVAKSYLSSIERNIQTNPSIQFLEKISKELDVSINFLLHGESDAKDETLDDDWLELVHEAMNSGVSKDQFREYLEFNKWKIHQSK, encoded by the coding sequence ATGATCGGTGAACGCATCAAACAAATTCGCAAAGCCCGTCATATGTCGCTGTCTGAATTAGCTGAGAGAGCTGGGGTTGCAAAGTCGTACCTGAGCTCCATTGAACGTAATATCCAGACCAATCCATCGATTCAATTCTTAGAAAAAATATCAAAAGAATTGGATGTCTCTATTAATTTTCTTCTCCATGGAGAATCAGATGCAAAAGATGAAACGCTGGATGATGACTGGCTGGAACTCGTTCATGAAGCAATGAACTCAGGAGTGTCTAAAGACCAATTTCGCGAATATCTGGAATTTAATAAATGGAAGATCCATCAAAGTAAATAA
- a CDS encoding sugar phosphate isomerase/epimerase family protein: MKTIPVAAQMYTLREEAQKDFAGTVRKVADLGFDAVEFAGFGGLSAREIKSLLEETGLQAASCHVPLEDLKNNLEQVINDQKTIGSSYIVCPYIDEREEEDYQQLIPLLDRLGEQCRQEGITLCYHNHDFELKKLSDGRTALETIFDDTQNENLKTEFDIYWLKKAGEQPEQWLKRYQGRSPLLHLKDMTVDDESFFAELGTGGVDLDAVFQAGEEAGVQWWIIEQDESRRSPLESLAISMDYIKQKFK, translated from the coding sequence ATGAAAACAATACCAGTTGCCGCACAAATGTACACACTAAGAGAAGAAGCTCAAAAAGACTTTGCCGGTACAGTCAGAAAAGTAGCCGATTTAGGATTTGATGCTGTAGAGTTTGCCGGGTTCGGCGGATTATCAGCAAGGGAAATTAAAAGTTTACTTGAAGAAACAGGATTACAGGCGGCTTCCTGCCATGTTCCGCTGGAAGATTTAAAAAATAACCTGGAACAAGTCATTAACGACCAGAAAACAATCGGAAGCTCTTATATCGTCTGTCCTTACATAGATGAACGTGAGGAAGAAGATTATCAGCAGTTAATTCCTCTTTTAGATCGTCTGGGTGAACAGTGCCGTCAGGAAGGGATCACGTTGTGTTACCACAACCACGATTTTGAGTTGAAGAAGCTGTCGGATGGCCGTACAGCTCTTGAGACCATCTTCGATGATACTCAAAATGAGAACTTAAAAACGGAATTTGATATCTACTGGCTAAAAAAAGCAGGGGAACAGCCGGAGCAATGGCTAAAACGATATCAGGGCAGAAGCCCTCTTTTGCATTTGAAGGACATGACGGTGGATGACGAATCATTTTTTGCAGAGCTCGGTACGGGTGGTGTAGACCTGGATGCTGTATTCCAAGCAGGTGAGGAAGCAGGAGTACAGTGGTGGATTATTGAGCAGGATGAGAGCCGCCGTTCTCCTTTAGAGAGCCTCGCGATCAGTATGGATTATATTAAGCAGAAATTTAAATAA
- a CDS encoding PilZ domain-containing protein, which produces MADERRIEPFRYSFNEPLPGFYNKKLSPNISGPLQVKDISLNGLRFSCDENPDLSMKDEVLLSFIYHKETYSAEGRIIWISSDNRTMTCGVNVFMFPESLRNEIYRLGESLNKNKNFI; this is translated from the coding sequence ATGGCAGATGAACGAAGAATTGAACCATTCCGCTACTCATTTAATGAACCGCTGCCAGGGTTTTATAATAAAAAATTAAGCCCGAATATCTCCGGACCGCTGCAAGTGAAAGACATCAGCTTGAATGGCCTGCGCTTCTCTTGTGATGAGAACCCGGATCTTTCCATGAAAGATGAGGTTCTTCTTTCGTTTATTTATCATAAAGAAACGTACTCAGCAGAAGGACGGATTATCTGGATCAGCTCAGATAATCGTACGATGACTTGCGGGGTTAACGTATTTATGTTCCCTGAATCTCTCCGCAATGAAATTTACCGATTAGGTGAGTCCCTGAACAAAAATAAAAACTTCATATAA